A region of Paenibacillus sp. 37 DNA encodes the following proteins:
- a CDS encoding carbohydrate ABC transporter permease — MSELDNRISLPAAKRRVSGTSERRATSLRVQRMRENLLAYGFLAPSLLLFAVFLFYPMFKSVYLSLHSTDPTGQIAAYVGLDNFKAVFQSGLFMQGMKVTLLFVLFTVPTGMLAALILAALTHNRFKGMRVFQFVFSLPVVLSVGSSAVIWKFLFHPTLGMLNYLLGKVGIDPIPWLTSPDWALISISIMTIWMNLGFNYIILSSGLAGIPDEIYESAKIDGAGALLTFRKISMPLLSPTLFFVTVVSIIGAFQSFGQINILTRGGPMDSTNVFVYSIYQEAFVNFRFGTGSAQALILFVVIMLLTLIQFKWVERKVHYQ, encoded by the coding sequence ATGAGTGAGCTTGATAACCGGATCAGCTTGCCCGCGGCCAAACGGCGTGTATCAGGTACGAGTGAGCGCCGGGCAACCTCGCTGCGTGTGCAGCGAATGCGGGAGAATCTGCTGGCCTATGGTTTCCTGGCACCATCGCTGCTTTTGTTTGCAGTGTTCCTGTTTTACCCGATGTTTAAGTCCGTGTACCTCAGTCTGCATTCCACAGATCCGACGGGACAGATTGCCGCTTATGTAGGACTGGATAACTTCAAGGCAGTTTTCCAATCAGGACTGTTTATGCAAGGGATGAAAGTGACGTTACTATTTGTGCTGTTTACAGTCCCCACGGGCATGCTGGCTGCTCTGATTCTGGCTGCACTGACCCACAACCGGTTCAAGGGAATGCGTGTGTTTCAATTTGTGTTCTCTCTGCCCGTGGTGTTATCTGTGGGCTCGTCAGCGGTGATCTGGAAGTTTCTATTTCATCCGACCCTGGGCATGCTGAATTATCTGCTTGGCAAAGTAGGCATTGACCCAATTCCCTGGCTTACCAGCCCGGACTGGGCACTGATCTCGATCTCCATCATGACAATCTGGATGAACCTCGGATTTAACTACATTATTCTATCTAGTGGTTTGGCAGGCATACCGGATGAGATCTACGAGAGTGCCAAGATTGATGGTGCAGGAGCATTGCTTACGTTTCGTAAAATCTCAATGCCGCTACTGTCACCAACGTTATTTTTTGTTACGGTCGTATCGATCATTGGTGCTTTTCAATCGTTCGGTCAGATCAACATTCTAACCCGGGGTGGCCCGATGGACAGTACAAATGTTTTTGTATATTCCATCTATCAGGAAGCCTTCGTTAATTTCCGCTTTGGTACAGGTAGTGCACAGGCACTGATCCTGTTCGTGGTAATTATGCTGCTGACCCTGATCCAGTTCAAATGGGTAGAAAGGAAAGTGCATTACCAATGA
- a CDS encoding glycine betaine/L-proline ABC transporter ATP-binding protein: MTILEVKNVSKLFGPQTEQGLQLLEQGWGKEKLAKEKQITVGVNRVNMDIKEGEIFVIMGLSGSGKSTLVRMFNRLIEPTSGEILVHGKDLRKMNKEQLREVRRKTISMVFQKFALFPHRTVLDNVEYGLEIQKVDKEVRREKAKTSLELVGLKGWEDKMPDELSGGMQQRVGLARALANDPEVLLMDEAFSALDPLIRRDMQDELIELQDKMKKTIIFITHDLDEALRIGDRIALMKDGAVVQIGTPEEIMIQPANSYVARFVEDVDLSKVLTASHVMRRPETITLDRGPRVALELMRESGVSNLFVIDRSKKLLGVITAEDASRAMRENKVLKDILITDGPTVSPETLIHELFEIVSSAHVPLAVVGENGRLQGVIVRGALLGALSGEVAVKEELVNDSQNTTSVVD; the protein is encoded by the coding sequence ATGACCATACTTGAAGTGAAAAACGTAAGTAAATTGTTTGGCCCCCAAACCGAGCAAGGTCTGCAATTACTGGAGCAAGGTTGGGGTAAAGAAAAGTTGGCCAAAGAAAAACAGATAACGGTTGGTGTCAACCGGGTCAACATGGACATTAAAGAAGGCGAGATTTTCGTTATTATGGGACTGTCCGGGAGTGGTAAATCCACACTGGTTCGGATGTTCAACCGTTTGATTGAACCAACATCCGGAGAAATTCTGGTCCATGGTAAGGATCTACGCAAGATGAACAAAGAACAATTGCGCGAAGTGCGCCGGAAAACGATTAGCATGGTCTTCCAGAAGTTTGCGTTGTTCCCGCACCGTACCGTTCTTGATAATGTGGAGTATGGATTGGAAATACAAAAAGTGGATAAGGAAGTACGCCGGGAGAAGGCGAAAACTTCACTGGAGTTGGTTGGCCTTAAAGGCTGGGAAGACAAAATGCCAGATGAACTCAGTGGCGGGATGCAGCAACGTGTCGGCTTGGCGCGTGCACTTGCCAATGACCCGGAAGTACTACTGATGGATGAAGCCTTCAGTGCTCTTGATCCATTGATTCGCCGTGATATGCAAGATGAGTTGATCGAGCTTCAGGATAAAATGAAAAAGACCATTATTTTCATTACCCATGACTTGGACGAAGCGCTGCGCATCGGCGATCGTATTGCCCTCATGAAAGACGGCGCAGTTGTGCAGATCGGTACACCGGAAGAAATCATGATTCAACCGGCCAACTCATACGTGGCCCGCTTCGTCGAAGACGTGGATCTGTCCAAGGTCCTTACAGCATCTCACGTAATGCGTCGCCCTGAAACAATTACGCTTGATCGTGGTCCTCGTGTTGCCCTCGAATTAATGCGCGAAAGTGGCGTTTCCAACCTGTTTGTCATTGACCGTTCGAAGAAGCTGCTTGGTGTCATTACAGCAGAAGACGCTTCTCGTGCGATGCGTGAAAACAAAGTATTAAAAGACATTCTGATCACGGACGGGCCTACTGTGTCGCCTGAGACCCTGATTCATGAATTGTTCGAGATTGTAAGTTCAGCCCATGTGCCTCTCGCTGTTGTTGGTGAGAATGGCCGTCTGCAAGGTGTTATCGTCCGCGGTGCCCTGCTGGGTGCACTTAGCGGTGAAGTTGCAGTAAAGGAGGAACTTGTGAATGATTCCCAAAATACCACTAGCGTCGTGGATTGA
- a CDS encoding GbsR/MarR family transcriptional regulator: MGLDHLQEEQQATVLKIRKRVIEAIGRNMDLYGVTLSTGHLYGLLFFADKPMTLDDMGREMEMSKTSMSTGVRTLLDLKMVNKVWSKGSRKDLYEVEYDWHQTFTDYFAIKWRKAVESNLQILRKSIEELNRLVDDLDEEADAELIHILMEDKHKVLQAEAYYKWLDRLIDTMENEEIYKLVPKEEIKEHS; this comes from the coding sequence ATGGGCTTGGACCATTTACAAGAGGAACAGCAGGCAACCGTGCTGAAGATTCGTAAGCGCGTCATTGAAGCCATTGGACGTAATATGGATCTCTACGGGGTTACGCTGTCTACGGGACACTTATATGGATTGCTATTTTTTGCAGACAAACCAATGACCCTTGACGATATGGGACGGGAAATGGAAATGAGCAAAACGAGTATGAGTACAGGTGTACGAACACTGCTGGATTTGAAAATGGTAAATAAAGTGTGGAGCAAGGGCTCCAGAAAAGACCTATATGAAGTGGAATATGACTGGCATCAGACATTTACGGATTATTTTGCAATTAAGTGGAGAAAAGCCGTGGAGAGTAACCTTCAGATTCTGCGCAAATCGATTGAAGAACTGAATCGACTAGTCGATGATTTGGATGAAGAGGCGGATGCTGAACTTATCCACATCCTGATGGAAGACAAACACAAAGTTTTGCAAGCGGAAGCATATTACAAATGGTTGGATCGGTTGATTGATACCATGGAAAATGAAGAGATATACAAGCTGGTTCCGAAGGAAGAGATTAAGGAACATTCATAA
- a CDS encoding APC family permease produces MLGKMKRILIGKPMKSAELDGEKLGKWKALAILSSDALSSVAYGTEQILLVLVAAGFAALWYSVPISIAVLGLLVILIFSYRQTIFAYPTGGGAYIVAKDNLGTTSSLIAGGSLLVDYILTVAVSSSAGTDAITSAFPMLHDYSVVIALIMIVFLTIMNLRGVTESASVLAIPIYLFIFSIAILIISGGIKFLAGGMEAAAPEFGTSLSHVSMFLLLKAFSSGCSALTGVEAVSNAIPNFKQPAEKNAAGTLLLMGCILGAMFIGITLLAYGYGVKPDPKATVISQIAEATFGRGTMYFIIQGVTALILFLAANTAYSAFPLLSFMMAKDKYMPHAFMVRGDRLGFSNGIIFLSVMSALLVVGFKGNTESLIPLYAVGVFIPFTLSQLGMMIRWIKVKPSGWQMKLLVNTIGMLTTLSITLIFIFTKFTQTWVIFIFLPLVVYVFMRIHRHYCNIADELRIDIQVEKPAHKGNTIIIPVAGITRVVMNTISYAQTMSDHVVALYIGFDDEAIRKMEQKWEEWNPGVRLVVIKSRYRSIMGPLKKFIDTVEWKTAETDHITVLIPQFITKHWWQNVLHNQTSFMIRAYLINYKDVIVTTVPYHLNR; encoded by the coding sequence ATGCTTGGCAAAATGAAGAGAATCTTAATAGGCAAGCCAATGAAATCGGCTGAACTGGATGGAGAAAAATTGGGGAAATGGAAGGCACTCGCCATCCTGTCCTCGGATGCCCTATCGTCCGTTGCCTACGGTACGGAACAGATTTTGCTGGTGCTTGTTGCGGCCGGATTCGCCGCCCTGTGGTATTCTGTTCCGATTTCCATCGCCGTGCTGGGATTACTCGTCATTTTAATTTTTTCCTATCGCCAGACGATATTTGCTTATCCAACAGGGGGCGGCGCTTATATCGTAGCCAAGGATAACCTGGGTACAACATCCAGCCTGATTGCCGGAGGATCTCTGCTGGTCGATTATATTTTGACCGTTGCGGTAAGTTCGTCCGCAGGCACGGATGCGATTACATCGGCTTTTCCTATGCTGCATGACTACAGTGTTGTGATTGCTCTGATTATGATTGTTTTTCTAACCATTATGAATTTGCGGGGAGTGACGGAGTCAGCGTCTGTGCTGGCGATCCCCATATATCTGTTTATTTTTTCGATTGCAATTCTGATTATCTCGGGTGGAATCAAGTTTCTTGCCGGGGGGATGGAAGCAGCTGCACCAGAATTCGGAACAAGTCTATCCCATGTGAGTATGTTTCTGTTATTGAAAGCATTCAGCTCCGGTTGTTCGGCCTTGACTGGCGTGGAAGCGGTAAGTAACGCGATCCCGAACTTCAAGCAGCCTGCCGAGAAAAATGCCGCGGGTACATTACTGCTTATGGGTTGTATATTAGGAGCCATGTTCATCGGCATCACCTTACTGGCTTATGGGTACGGAGTGAAGCCTGATCCCAAAGCAACGGTCATTTCCCAGATTGCTGAAGCGACGTTTGGCAGGGGCACGATGTATTTTATCATTCAGGGTGTAACGGCACTGATCCTGTTCCTGGCTGCCAACACAGCATATTCGGCTTTTCCGCTACTATCCTTCATGATGGCGAAGGACAAATACATGCCGCATGCATTTATGGTCAGAGGAGACCGCCTTGGTTTCTCGAACGGGATCATTTTCCTCAGTGTGATGTCTGCGCTGCTGGTGGTCGGGTTCAAAGGAAATACGGAAAGCCTGATTCCGCTCTATGCGGTAGGGGTGTTCATTCCATTTACCCTGTCGCAGCTGGGTATGATGATTCGCTGGATCAAAGTCAAGCCGTCTGGCTGGCAGATGAAACTGCTCGTTAATACGATCGGTATGCTGACTACATTATCGATTACCCTGATCTTTATTTTCACCAAGTTCACACAGACATGGGTCATCTTTATCTTTTTGCCACTCGTTGTCTATGTGTTCATGCGTATTCACCGTCACTATTGCAACATTGCCGATGAGCTGCGAATTGACATTCAGGTGGAAAAACCAGCCCACAAAGGCAATACCATTATCATTCCTGTTGCAGGCATTACCCGGGTCGTCATGAATACGATCAGTTATGCGCAGACGATGTCGGATCACGTGGTCGCGCTGTATATTGGATTCGATGATGAGGCCATACGCAAGATGGAGCAGAAGTGGGAAGAGTGGAATCCTGGTGTTCGTCTGGTCGTGATCAAATCGAGATACCGCAGCATTATGGGGCCGCTGAAGAAATTCATTGATACCGTAGAGTGGAAAACGGCTGAGACCGATCACATCACCGTATTGATTCCGCAATTCATCACCAAGCACTGGTGGCAAAATGTACTGCACAACCAGACCAGCTTCATGATCCGGGCCTATCTGATCAATTACAAAGACGTGATTGTCACCACGGTGCCATATCATCTTAATCGTTAA
- a CDS encoding immunity 17 family protein codes for MQDQPVLIALFAIAAGIFSLLGGINNWDWFMKSFRAGIFVKTIGRQGARVVYGILGVVMIVIGVLLLLIG; via the coding sequence ATGCAAGATCAACCCGTTTTAATCGCACTATTTGCCATAGCGGCAGGAATTTTTAGTTTGCTCGGAGGTATCAACAATTGGGACTGGTTTATGAAGAGCTTTAGAGCAGGAATTTTTGTGAAGACCATTGGACGGCAGGGCGCTAGAGTAGTATATGGTATTCTCGGTGTAGTCATGATTGTCATTGGTGTACTACTGTTACTGATCGGATAG
- a CDS encoding glycine betaine ABC transporter substrate-binding protein: MIPKIPLASWIESIVDWMSSSLSGLFNVISTVIQAVVGYFSGLFMLPHPLLFIAILGVLAFIVGRLPLTLFTVIGFLLVDNLGYWSQSMDTLGLVITSGLVSILLGVPVGIWLAYSKTAARIITPLLDFMQTMPAFVYLLPAVTFFSLGVVPGVIASVIFAIPPTIRLTHLGIRQVSGELVEAADAFGSTSMQKLFKVQLPLALPTVMSGINQTIMLSLSMVVIASMIGAQGIGAEVYRAVTQLQIGKGFEAGLAVVVLAIVLDRFTQNVFMPGRKKNSRITAKQKAWITAAATFLVLVAGFSQYFVGGTTSAGGNNSAANAVGQEVNYQIIGIDPGAGIMKSAAKAIEDYKLTDWTLIEGSGAAMTATLDKAIKNEDPIIITGWTPHWMFNKYDLKYLEDPEKSFGDAEEIHTIARKGLKEDHPVAFEFLSRFQWTSDDMGEMMTAIQDGTSAEEAAKAYAEKHADQIAEWTKGLTPVNGDAFKLSYVAWDSEIASTNLLKYVMENELGYKVNALQVEAGPMWTGVASGDVDASPAAWLPLTHADYWERYKDQVDDLGANMTGVRTGLVVPSYMTEVNSIADLETGAASSTPSASANVGEEVNHQIVGIDPGAGLMKATANAIKHYDLSNWNLIEGSGAAMTASLDKAYKNEEPIIVTGWTPHWMFNQYDLKYLDDPDLIFGDAEEVHTVGRKGIKEDHPVAYEFFSRFNWTADQMSEIMVDIQKGVSPEEAAKTYAEKHPDQIEEWTKGLTPVKGDNLRLGYVAWDSEIASTNLMKYVLETDLGYTVKALQVEAGPMWAGLAAGDIDASPAVWLPLTHGDYWETYGDQIEDIAVSMTGVKQGLVVPTYMDINSVEDLKDN; the protein is encoded by the coding sequence ATGATTCCCAAAATACCACTAGCGTCGTGGATTGAATCCATCGTTGACTGGATGAGCTCCTCGCTCTCCGGATTGTTTAATGTAATTTCCACCGTTATTCAAGCGGTTGTCGGATATTTCTCCGGGCTGTTTATGTTGCCCCATCCGCTCCTGTTCATTGCGATATTAGGTGTTCTTGCTTTTATTGTAGGTCGACTCCCACTTACACTATTTACGGTTATCGGGTTCTTGCTCGTTGATAACTTGGGCTACTGGTCCCAATCGATGGACACACTCGGTCTGGTTATCACTTCAGGATTGGTATCAATCTTGCTTGGTGTACCTGTCGGAATCTGGCTCGCATACAGTAAAACTGCGGCGCGTATCATTACTCCGCTGCTTGACTTCATGCAGACGATGCCTGCATTTGTCTACTTGCTGCCTGCGGTTACATTCTTTAGTCTTGGTGTCGTTCCAGGTGTTATCGCATCCGTTATATTTGCGATTCCGCCAACGATTCGTCTGACTCACCTGGGTATCAGACAGGTATCTGGCGAATTGGTTGAAGCAGCTGATGCATTCGGCTCAACTTCCATGCAAAAGTTGTTCAAAGTACAACTTCCACTCGCTTTGCCTACCGTGATGTCCGGTATTAACCAGACCATCATGCTGTCACTGTCCATGGTTGTTATTGCATCCATGATCGGTGCACAAGGTATTGGTGCGGAAGTCTATCGTGCTGTAACACAGCTTCAAATCGGTAAAGGTTTCGAAGCCGGTCTGGCCGTTGTTGTACTCGCGATTGTCCTGGACCGTTTTACACAAAATGTGTTTATGCCAGGTCGTAAAAAGAACTCACGCATTACAGCCAAGCAAAAAGCATGGATCACTGCTGCGGCAACATTCCTTGTGCTTGTAGCTGGTTTCTCACAATACTTCGTTGGTGGTACAACTTCGGCTGGTGGCAACAATTCAGCAGCCAATGCTGTAGGTCAAGAAGTAAACTATCAGATTATCGGTATCGATCCAGGGGCTGGTATCATGAAGTCCGCGGCAAAAGCGATCGAAGACTATAAATTGACTGACTGGACTCTGATTGAAGGCTCTGGTGCAGCCATGACGGCCACGCTGGACAAAGCGATCAAAAATGAAGATCCAATTATCATTACAGGTTGGACTCCACACTGGATGTTCAACAAATATGATCTGAAATATCTGGAAGATCCGGAGAAATCTTTCGGTGATGCTGAAGAAATTCACACCATCGCCCGTAAAGGTCTGAAAGAAGATCACCCTGTTGCATTTGAATTCCTGTCCCGTTTCCAATGGACCTCGGATGACATGGGTGAAATGATGACTGCTATCCAGGATGGCACATCCGCAGAAGAAGCAGCTAAAGCTTATGCTGAGAAACATGCCGATCAGATTGCTGAGTGGACCAAAGGTCTGACTCCAGTGAACGGTGATGCATTCAAACTGAGCTATGTGGCTTGGGATTCCGAAATCGCAAGTACGAACTTGCTGAAATATGTGATGGAAAACGAATTGGGTTATAAAGTTAACGCTCTGCAAGTCGAAGCCGGACCCATGTGGACGGGTGTTGCCTCAGGCGACGTAGATGCCTCTCCAGCAGCTTGGCTGCCATTGACACACGCAGACTACTGGGAACGTTACAAAGACCAGGTGGACGATCTGGGGGCCAATATGACAGGTGTACGTACAGGCCTCGTGGTTCCTAGTTACATGACTGAAGTCAATTCGATTGCAGATCTGGAGACAGGTGCCGCTTCTTCCACTCCATCGGCAAGTGCTAATGTGGGCGAAGAGGTTAATCACCAAATCGTTGGTATTGATCCAGGTGCAGGTCTGATGAAGGCCACAGCAAACGCCATTAAGCATTATGATTTGTCAAACTGGAATCTAATCGAAGGCTCCGGAGCCGCGATGACTGCATCGCTGGACAAAGCTTATAAAAATGAAGAACCCATCATCGTTACGGGTTGGACTCCGCACTGGATGTTCAATCAGTATGATCTGAAGTATTTGGACGATCCCGACTTAATTTTCGGCGATGCAGAGGAAGTTCACACGGTTGGACGTAAGGGAATCAAAGAAGATCATCCCGTTGCCTATGAGTTCTTCTCTCGTTTTAATTGGACTGCGGATCAAATGAGTGAAATCATGGTAGACATTCAAAAGGGCGTTTCGCCTGAAGAAGCTGCCAAGACTTATGCAGAAAAACATCCGGACCAAATTGAAGAATGGACCAAGGGGTTAACCCCGGTTAAAGGTGACAATTTACGTCTCGGTTATGTTGCATGGGACTCTGAAATTGCGAGTACCAACCTGATGAAGTATGTGCTTGAGACGGATCTCGGTTACACAGTCAAAGCACTGCAAGTCGAAGCTGGTCCAATGTGGGCAGGCTTGGCAGCAGGTGATATTGATGCTTCTCCAGCCGTTTGGCTCCCGCTTACACATGGGGACTACTGGGAGACATATGGTGACCAGATTGAAGATATCGCTGTCAGCATGACAGGAGTTAAACAAGGTCTGGTTGTTCCGACTTACATGGATATCAATTCTGTTGAAGACTTAAAAGATAATTAA
- a CDS encoding carbohydrate ABC transporter permease, whose product MSATWTKTLLYGLLTICAALVLYPVMYTFFMAVMTPEDASAYPPHIIPNSIDLSNFSEVFDIVPIGRFIGNTFLVAGLTTIGQLITASMAAYAFAKMQFKGKNVIFSMFVATMMIPWEVTMIPNYLTVRSWGWLDSYQGLTVPFLATAFGTFLLRQFFMQLPKELFEAARIDGCGHIRYFISHVLPLSRPALGTLAIYSFLSMYNSYLWPLLVTNTPEMRTAQIGISMLEFQESTAWNLVFAGTAMVILPSLLLLIFGLKQLVRGMAAGALKG is encoded by the coding sequence ATGAGTGCGACATGGACCAAAACGCTGTTATATGGATTACTGACGATCTGTGCAGCGCTTGTGCTGTATCCGGTGATGTACACCTTTTTCATGGCTGTCATGACGCCGGAAGATGCGAGTGCTTATCCGCCGCATATCATTCCGAATTCCATCGATCTGTCCAACTTTAGCGAAGTATTCGATATTGTTCCGATCGGTCGATTTATCGGTAATACCTTCCTTGTCGCAGGACTGACAACAATTGGTCAATTGATTACAGCGAGTATGGCAGCCTATGCTTTTGCGAAAATGCAGTTCAAAGGCAAAAACGTCATCTTCAGCATGTTTGTCGCAACGATGATGATTCCATGGGAAGTGACGATGATTCCCAATTACCTAACGGTTCGCAGTTGGGGCTGGCTGGATAGTTACCAGGGGCTTACGGTGCCGTTTCTGGCAACGGCGTTTGGTACATTCCTGCTCAGACAGTTCTTTATGCAGCTACCCAAGGAGTTGTTCGAAGCAGCGAGGATCGACGGTTGTGGCCATATCCGCTATTTCATATCGCATGTCCTGCCATTGTCCCGTCCAGCACTGGGTACACTGGCAATCTATTCATTCTTAAGCATGTACAATTCGTATCTCTGGCCGCTGCTGGTGACAAATACACCGGAGATGAGAACCGCACAAATCGGGATCTCGATGCTGGAGTTCCAGGAATCCACAGCATGGAATCTGGTATTTGCCGGAACCGCAATGGTGATTCTACCATCCTTACTTCTCCTGATCTTCGGACTGAAACAGCTTGTCCGCGGAATGGCCGCAGGCGCGTTGAAGGGGTAA
- a CDS encoding ABC transporter substrate-binding protein, whose amino-acid sequence MNGFRMKKRGTFALMLAALMLVISACGTKAETSSPASGAQAEAAAAAAETTQLTWWHSMSGAGEKAINQLASDFNASHPDIQVKPIYQGKYDESLNKLKASMGSDSGPDIIQVYEIGSKFMIDSGMITPVQQFIDKDQFDLSQLEPNIIRYYTIDGKLNAMPFNTSNPILYYNKDMFKAAGLDPENPPKTYEEFEQAAKALAKDGKPGASMAIYGWFMEQFFANQNADYVNNGNGRTEAATESLLNSEAGVKTLTWWKKMIDEKTLSNLGRSTDDTTAAFTAQQIGMTLDSTAGLRKIVEGSGGKFELGTGFLPRPADAKEGGVVVGGASLYIMNNKSEAQQQAAWEFIKYLATPEVQANWSVATGYFPITTAAYNEQVLKDNMAKYPQFQTAVDQLHASADSTATSGALMGVFPEARQLVEGAIETVLNGQGTPQEALDAAAKQITDKIAQYNSTVKK is encoded by the coding sequence ATGAACGGATTTCGTATGAAAAAAAGAGGAACATTTGCATTAATGCTGGCTGCACTCATGTTGGTTATCTCCGCTTGCGGAACAAAAGCTGAAACAAGCAGCCCGGCGAGTGGCGCTCAAGCAGAAGCTGCTGCCGCTGCCGCCGAAACAACACAACTGACGTGGTGGCATTCCATGTCTGGCGCAGGGGAGAAAGCCATTAACCAACTCGCTTCCGACTTTAACGCCAGCCATCCGGACATTCAGGTGAAACCCATCTATCAAGGGAAGTACGATGAGAGCTTGAACAAACTCAAAGCATCCATGGGCTCAGACAGCGGTCCAGACATTATCCAGGTCTATGAGATTGGTAGCAAGTTCATGATTGATTCAGGCATGATTACGCCGGTACAACAGTTCATAGACAAGGATCAGTTCGATCTGTCCCAACTGGAACCAAACATCATCCGTTATTACACCATCGATGGCAAATTGAATGCCATGCCGTTTAACACATCCAACCCGATCCTGTATTACAACAAGGATATGTTCAAAGCAGCTGGTCTGGACCCGGAGAACCCGCCGAAGACGTATGAAGAGTTTGAGCAGGCGGCGAAAGCACTGGCGAAAGACGGCAAGCCAGGTGCGTCCATGGCGATCTACGGCTGGTTCATGGAACAGTTCTTTGCAAACCAGAATGCAGATTATGTAAACAATGGTAACGGAAGAACCGAAGCAGCTACAGAGTCTCTGTTGAATTCCGAAGCAGGCGTGAAGACATTAACGTGGTGGAAAAAGATGATCGACGAGAAAACCCTCTCCAATCTGGGGCGTAGCACAGACGATACAACAGCAGCATTTACCGCTCAGCAGATTGGTATGACTCTGGATTCCACGGCTGGCCTGCGCAAAATCGTAGAAGGTTCAGGTGGCAAGTTTGAACTGGGAACAGGTTTCCTACCTCGTCCAGCAGATGCCAAAGAAGGCGGCGTTGTAGTGGGTGGAGCGAGCTTGTACATCATGAACAACAAATCGGAAGCACAACAACAAGCGGCATGGGAGTTCATCAAGTACTTGGCTACACCAGAGGTACAAGCGAACTGGAGCGTTGCGACAGGATACTTCCCTATTACGACAGCAGCCTACAATGAGCAAGTATTAAAGGATAATATGGCGAAGTACCCGCAATTCCAGACAGCAGTCGACCAATTACACGCTTCAGCAGATTCGACAGCAACATCCGGGGCTTTGATGGGCGTATTCCCGGAAGCTCGACAACTTGTCGAAGGAGCGATTGAAACCGTCCTGAATGGACAAGGTACACCACAAGAAGCATTGGATGCAGCAGCTAAACAAATTACAGACAAGATTGCGCAATATAACAGTACGGTGAAGAAATAA